Sequence from the Terriglobia bacterium genome:
GGCGCGAACGGCCGCCACGAGCTCCGGGTGATGAGGATCGAGTCCCTCGAGGCCGGTGATCCGACTCCCGTGGCGACCTTCGATTTCGGCGTCGCGCTCCCCCTGAACTTCGTCTTCTCACCGGACCGCAGGTATCTCTACGGCAGCTCGTATTTCACCGGGGTCTCGAATATCTTCCGCTACGACCTCTTGACCGGAAGGAAGGAGGCCCTCACGAACGCCGAGACCGGGTTCTTCCGTCCGATTCCCGCCGGGGGGGACTCGCTTCTGGTCTTCCGCTACACGGGGGAGGGGTTCGTCCCGTCGAAGGTCGAGGTGAAACCTCTCGAGGACGTGAACGCCATCACGTTCCTGGGCCAGCAGGTCGCCGAGAAGTACCCCGTCCTGGACACCTGGAAGGCGGGCTCGCCGGCGCAGGTCCCGCTGGAGTCGCTTGTCGGCCGCAAGGAGCCGTACAGGATCGGCCGGAGCCTCGAGCTCGAGTCCCTCTATCCCGTGGCGCTGGGATACAAGGACACCGCCGCGGTCGGCATGCGCTTCAACCTCTCCGATCCGCTCTCGCTGAATCGATCGAGTCTCACGGCGTCCTACACGCCCGGTCAGTCCCTCCCGCCCGACGAGCGGCTGCACCTCCAGATCCGATACCGGCGCTACGATTGGAGGGCCAGTGCCAGCCTGAACCCCGCCGATTTCTACGATCTCTTCGGCCCCACGAAGGTCGGGCTCAAGGGATACTCGGTCTCCGCGGGCTACGAACGGGCGCTCCTCTACGAGGAGCCCCGTCGCATGGTCCTCGGGGTGGACGCCACCCTTTGGGGAAACCTGGACAGGGTTCCCGGCGAGCAAAACGTGAGCGCGCCCACCGACACGCTCCTCGAGACGCGCGCCCGCCTCGCGTACAGCGACGTCCGCTCCTCGCTCGGGCACGTGGACGACGAGAAGGGCTACCGATGGGAGGTCGTGGCGGCGGGCCGCCGCGCCGGCGGGAAAACGATCCCGAGCCTCGCCGCGGGATGGGACCTCGGGCTCGCGCTGCCGCTGCGCCACTCCTCCGTGTGGCTGCGGACCGGGGCCGGGGGAGCGGGCGGGGATCGTGAGGATCCCTTTGCGAATTTCTACTTCGGCGGCTTCGGGAACAACCGGGTGGACCACGGAGAGGTGAGAAGGTACCGGGGGCTCCAGGGCTTTCCGGGGATTCCGATCGACGACCTCGGCGGAACGACGTTTGTCCGGACCACGCTCGAGTGGAACCTGCCGCCTCTCCGGTTCCGCAGCGCCGGAACGCCGGGATGTTACTTGACCTGGGCGCGGTCCTCGCTGTTTGCCGGCGCCATCGCGGCGAATCCGGAGACCGCGGGTCCCAGGAGAACGGTCAAGGACGTGGGCGCGCAGACGGACCTGCGGCTCACCGTCCTGTCCAGGGTGGACGTGACGTTGTCGCTCGGCTACGCGGTCGCCCTGGAGGCGGGCCGCGCGAGCCGGAACGAGTTCATGTTCTCGCTCAACCTCCTTCACGGGCCATGAGGGCTCGCCGGCGGCGCCCCGCGAGCTCGCCGCCCAACGCGGCCGGGCCCGAGCGCGGCGGCGCGATGGAGACGAGGGATTGATCGACCTCGCCGCGCGACTGTCGGTGGGACTGGCCCCCGTGCTCCTGTTCCTCGCGGTCCTGATCTCTCTCGACAGCTACAAGCTCGTCAGCCTCGGCCGGACGCTCTCGGCGATCGCCGTCGGGGGAGGCCTGGCTGCCGCTTGCTGGGCGGCCCATCCCGCGCTCTCTGCCTGGATGGGACTCGACGGGACCGCCTACGCCCGGTACGCGAGCCCCGTGATCGAGGAGACCGCCAAGGCTCTGTTTCTCGTGGTCTTGATTCGCTCGAACCGGGTAGCGTTTCTCGTTGATGCCGGGATCCTCGGATTCGCCACCGGCGCCGGCTTCACGCTGGTCGAGAACCTCTACTACCTGGGGAGCCTCCCGGCGGCCGGTTTCGGAGTGTGGCTCGTGAGGGGGTTCGGAACCGCCCTCATGCACGGTGGCGTGACCGCGGCGTTCGGCATCGCGTCGAGGGCCCTGCTCGAGCGCGGAGGCCTTCCCGTCTTCACCACCTACTTCCCGGGGCTCCTCCTCGCGGTGACGGTCCACTCCGCGTACAACCACTTCTTCCTATCGCCCGTGCTGTCCACCGCCGCGGTCCTCGTCGTGCTTCCGCCGGTGGTGTACGTGGTGTTCGAGCGGAGCGAGAAGGCGCTGGAGCGCTGGCTGAACATCGGCTTCGACGCGGACACGGAGCTCCTCGAGCTGATCCTGGCCGGGGGGCTCTCCACGTCCAACGTCGGACGGTACCTCCAGTCGCTGCGGGACCGATTCCGAGGCGAGGTCGTGGTCGACATGGCCTGCTACCTGAGGGTCCACGTGGAGCTGTCGCTCCGCGCGAAGGGGTGGCTGATGCTGCGCGAGAGCGGATTCGACGTCCCGCCGGACGAGGAGACGCGGGCTCAGCTCGAGGAGCTGCGCTTCCTCGAGCGCAGCATCGGAACCACCGGCAAGCTCGCGATGGCGCCGTTCCTGCGACTGGGCGCCAAGGACCTCTGGCAGCTCCACCTGCTGCGCGATGGTGCGGGCCGCGCCGACGCCGAGCGGCTCGACGCCGCCGTCGAGGCTCCTCGCCGCTCCGGGCGGGGCCCCGCGTGATCCCCCTCGAGGCGCCCGACCGGCGTCAACCCCCGGGCGCCACCGGGCTCACCACGCGCGGCAAACCGCGGAGCTCACCATCGGCTGGCCGGCCTTGCAGGTGAACGCCTGCTGAAACGCAT
This genomic interval carries:
- a CDS encoding PrsW family intramembrane metalloprotease → MIDLAARLSVGLAPVLLFLAVLISLDSYKLVSLGRTLSAIAVGGGLAAACWAAHPALSAWMGLDGTAYARYASPVIEETAKALFLVVLIRSNRVAFLVDAGILGFATGAGFTLVENLYYLGSLPAAGFGVWLVRGFGTALMHGGVTAAFGIASRALLERGGLPVFTTYFPGLLLAVTVHSAYNHFFLSPVLSTAAVLVVLPPVVYVVFERSEKALERWLNIGFDADTELLELILAGGLSTSNVGRYLQSLRDRFRGEVVVDMACYLRVHVELSLRAKGWLMLRESGFDVPPDEETRAQLEELRFLERSIGTTGKLAMAPFLRLGAKDLWQLHLLRDGAGRADAERLDAAVEAPRRSGRGPA